One region of Anaeromyxobacter paludicola genomic DNA includes:
- a CDS encoding lactate racemase domain-containing protein, which translates to MAIALGYGRAPLVLPEGFGSEVLALPPPPAVDVERALEEALSRPVRSPPLRELAAQARRALVIVSDATRDEPRAALYAAARRELAALPDERIALAIATGTHGPAPLEALGLEEALRRHPVVNHDGRDAAAVVDVGRTARGTRVRVSRAALEADLVVVTGRVKPHYFAGWGGGAKGLFPGLGYVDDIRQNHLLKADPASSLGRADGNPCREDVEEAARLVKRPAFLLDVVELSGAVMGAVSGELVAAHREAVRLARPFCEARARKADVVVISAPLPVTASLYQASKLLPPAGAFLEDGGVVVLCAECPEGIGPGGPEVVNRAIFELGVRRYLPPRCAVLLVSGMAPEVVATSYAHYAPGLEAALSEALHIRGRDARVLVIPDGSDLVPAVG; encoded by the coding sequence ATGGCCATCGCGCTCGGCTACGGACGCGCGCCGCTCGTGCTCCCGGAGGGCTTCGGCTCGGAGGTGCTGGCGCTGCCGCCGCCGCCCGCCGTGGACGTGGAGCGGGCGCTCGAGGAGGCCCTCTCGCGGCCCGTGCGGAGCCCGCCGCTGCGGGAGCTCGCGGCGCAGGCGAGGCGCGCCCTCGTCATCGTCTCCGACGCCACCCGCGACGAGCCGCGGGCGGCCCTCTACGCCGCCGCGCGGCGGGAGCTCGCGGCGCTGCCCGACGAGCGGATCGCGCTCGCGATCGCGACCGGCACCCACGGGCCGGCGCCGCTCGAGGCGCTGGGGCTCGAGGAGGCGCTGCGGCGGCACCCGGTGGTGAACCACGACGGCCGCGACGCGGCGGCGGTGGTGGACGTCGGGCGCACCGCGCGCGGCACCCGCGTCCGCGTGAGCCGCGCCGCCCTCGAGGCCGACCTGGTCGTCGTCACCGGCCGCGTGAAGCCGCACTACTTCGCCGGCTGGGGCGGCGGGGCGAAGGGGCTCTTCCCCGGCCTGGGCTACGTGGACGACATCCGGCAGAACCACCTGCTCAAGGCCGACCCGGCCTCGTCGCTCGGCCGCGCCGACGGCAACCCCTGCCGCGAGGACGTGGAGGAGGCGGCGCGCCTCGTGAAGCGGCCCGCCTTCCTGCTCGACGTGGTGGAGCTCTCGGGCGCGGTGATGGGCGCGGTCTCGGGAGAGCTCGTGGCCGCGCACCGCGAGGCGGTGCGGCTCGCGCGCCCGTTCTGCGAGGCGCGGGCGAGGAAGGCCGACGTGGTGGTGATCTCGGCGCCGCTCCCGGTGACCGCGAGCCTCTACCAGGCCTCGAAGCTCCTCCCCCCGGCCGGCGCCTTCCTCGAGGACGGCGGGGTGGTGGTGCTCTGCGCCGAGTGCCCGGAGGGGATCGGGCCGGGCGGCCCGGAGGTGGTGAACCGGGCCATCTTCGAGCTGGGGGTGCGGCGCTACCTGCCGCCCCGCTGCGCCGTGCTGCTCGTCTCGGGGATGGCCCCGGAGGTGGTGGCGACGAGCTACGCCCACTACGCGCCCGGCCTCGAGGCGGCGCTCAGCGAGGCGCTCCACATCCGCGGCCGCGACGCCCGGGTGCTCGTCATCCCCGACGGGAGCGACCTCGTCCCGGCGGTGGGCTGA
- a CDS encoding NAD(P)/FAD-dependent oxidoreductase — protein MAERPHLVIVGAGFAGLYCARALSRAPVRITLLDRQNHHLFQPLLYQVATATLSVGDIAAPVRHVFRKQKNVEVLLGDVKSIDPVARRVLLGDRSLAYDHCLLAAGTTHSYFGHPEWARYAPGLKTLEDAIEIRRRILTAFEMAEREPDPARQRAWLTFVVVGAGPTGVELAGALTEIARFSMGGDFRRIDPGAARVVLVEGAPRVLPPFPEPLSEKARRQLEKIGVEVRTGTPVSRIDASGVTLGEEHLAARTVLWGAGVAASPVARSLGVALDRAGRVRVMPDLTVPGYPELYVAGDLAAISRPDGRPVPGVAPAAIQMGRHVARNVLAGLEGKPRQPFRYWDKGSLATIGRAAAVAEFAGIRLSGILAWLAWLLVHIYFLIGFRNRFAVLAHWAWSYVTFERGSRLITDTASHARLQALEAEEAEAAAIARRRRTEG, from the coding sequence ATGGCAGAGCGCCCGCACCTGGTGATCGTCGGCGCCGGCTTCGCCGGCCTCTACTGCGCCCGCGCCCTCTCGCGCGCCCCGGTCCGCATCACGCTCCTCGACCGCCAGAACCACCACCTCTTCCAGCCGCTCCTGTACCAGGTCGCGACCGCCACGCTCTCGGTCGGCGACATCGCCGCGCCGGTGCGCCACGTCTTCCGCAAGCAGAAGAACGTCGAGGTGCTCCTCGGGGACGTGAAGTCGATCGACCCGGTGGCGCGCCGGGTGCTGCTCGGGGACCGCAGCCTCGCCTACGACCACTGCCTGCTCGCCGCCGGGACCACCCACTCCTACTTCGGCCACCCGGAGTGGGCCCGCTACGCCCCGGGCCTCAAGACGCTCGAGGACGCCATCGAGATCCGCCGGCGCATCCTCACCGCCTTCGAGATGGCGGAGCGGGAGCCCGATCCGGCGCGGCAGCGGGCCTGGCTCACCTTCGTGGTGGTGGGCGCCGGCCCGACCGGCGTCGAGCTCGCCGGGGCGCTCACCGAGATCGCCCGCTTCTCCATGGGCGGCGACTTCCGGCGCATCGACCCGGGCGCCGCGCGGGTGGTGCTGGTGGAGGGGGCGCCGCGGGTGCTCCCGCCGTTCCCGGAGCCGCTCTCGGAGAAGGCGCGCCGGCAGCTCGAGAAGATCGGCGTGGAGGTGCGCACCGGCACGCCGGTCTCGCGCATCGACGCGAGCGGCGTCACGCTCGGCGAGGAGCACCTCGCGGCGCGGACCGTGCTCTGGGGCGCCGGCGTGGCCGCCTCGCCGGTCGCCCGCTCGCTCGGCGTGGCGCTCGACCGGGCCGGCCGGGTGCGCGTCATGCCCGACCTCACCGTCCCGGGCTACCCCGAGCTCTACGTGGCCGGCGATCTCGCCGCCATCTCGCGCCCCGACGGGCGGCCGGTGCCGGGCGTGGCGCCCGCCGCGATCCAGATGGGCCGGCACGTGGCGCGGAACGTCCTCGCCGGCCTGGAGGGGAAGCCGCGCCAGCCCTTCCGCTACTGGGACAAGGGATCGCTCGCGACCATCGGCCGCGCCGCCGCCGTGGCCGAGTTCGCCGGGATCCGGCTCTCCGGGATCCTGGCGTGGCTCGCCTGGCTCCTCGTCCACATCTACTTCCTCATCGGCTTCCGCAACCGCTTCGCGGTGCTCGCCCACTGGGCCTGGAGCTACGTGACCTTCGAGCGGGGCTCGCGGCTCATCACCGACACCGCCAGCCACGCCCGCCTGCAGGCGCTCGAGGCCGAGGAGGCGGAGGCGGCCGCCATCGCGCGGCGGCGGCGGACCGAGGGTTAG
- a CDS encoding lysophospholipid acyltransferase family protein, whose amino-acid sequence MLVHATALLAYVLSILAIVLWMPALLLVLAVTLPFDRNRRVAGRFLRFLAVFIAHTFPYWKVRVEGRWPAGKGAYVVVSNHQSMLDIFLISHLPREMKWIGKESLFKIPWAGWMLRLSGDIPVKRGDAASGKEVMAKARRYLDRGMHVMIFPEGTRTRTGKLLPFKSGAFRLAIEAGVPVLPIAVSGTAEGMPADGPWVRPASPTARILAPIPTAGMGPGDVARLRDLARARIAEALGETVTAQGPEGAGDSSRAG is encoded by the coding sequence ATGCTGGTCCACGCCACGGCGCTCCTCGCCTACGTCCTCTCCATCCTGGCCATCGTCCTCTGGATGCCGGCGCTCCTCCTCGTGCTCGCGGTGACGCTGCCCTTCGACCGCAACCGGCGCGTGGCGGGCCGCTTCCTGCGCTTCCTGGCGGTGTTCATCGCCCACACCTTCCCGTACTGGAAGGTGCGCGTGGAGGGGCGGTGGCCGGCGGGGAAGGGGGCCTACGTGGTGGTCTCGAACCACCAGTCGATGCTCGACATCTTCCTCATCTCGCACCTGCCGCGCGAGATGAAGTGGATCGGCAAGGAGTCGCTCTTCAAGATCCCGTGGGCCGGCTGGATGCTGCGGCTCTCCGGCGACATCCCGGTGAAGCGCGGCGACGCCGCGAGCGGCAAGGAGGTCATGGCGAAGGCGCGCCGCTACCTCGACCGCGGCATGCACGTCATGATCTTCCCCGAGGGGACGCGCACCCGGACCGGCAAGCTCCTGCCGTTCAAGTCGGGCGCCTTCCGGCTCGCCATCGAGGCGGGGGTGCCGGTGCTGCCCATCGCGGTCTCCGGCACGGCGGAGGGGATGCCGGCCGACGGCCCCTGGGTGCGGCCGGCGAGCCCGACCGCGCGGATCCTCGCGCCGATCCCGACCGCGGGGATGGGGCCGGGCGACGTGGCCCGGCTGCGCGACCTCGCGCGCGCCCGCATCGCCGAGGCGCTCGGGGAGACGGTGACGGCGCAGGGGCCGGAGGGCGCGGGCGACTCCTCCCGGGCCGGGTAG
- a CDS encoding amidase, translating into MSDPGEELLYAGVAELSRRLRSRALSPVELCEAALARVEAYAPKLRCFVTVTAERAREDARRAEAELAAGRWRGPLHGVPCGVKDLLDTAGIRTTCGARPYADRVPRRDATLVSRLREAGAVLVGKLSLIELAGGLGYHQADAALNGACRTPWDPARWAGGSSSGSAAAVAAGLVPFALGSETWGSITCPAAFCGVTGLRPTYGVLSRKGAMALSYTLDKLGPLARSAEDCALVLGALAGADPADPTSIAAPPGLAAVRPAAGRGLRAAVVELPEKPVVAPATAAAWEKALLALERAGLKLEPVRFPDFPWEDLATLFIEAEAASAFEDLIRSGRTRQLADRTHQEKKPEDYQPLANAADYVRAMRLRGEGQRILARFLEGRDLVLAPNMPWVAPLVSESLDLLFEGVPDPVGAAGNLCGLPAAALPMGFAGPGKLPVSLQLVGRPLEEAKVLSAAALFQSVTDHHRQRPPLALL; encoded by the coding sequence ATGAGCGACCCGGGGGAGGAGCTGCTCTACGCCGGCGTCGCCGAGCTCTCGCGCCGGCTGCGCTCGCGCGCGCTGTCGCCGGTGGAGCTGTGCGAGGCGGCGCTCGCGCGCGTCGAGGCCTACGCCCCGAAGCTCCGCTGCTTCGTGACGGTCACCGCCGAGCGGGCCCGCGAGGACGCGCGCCGCGCCGAGGCGGAGCTCGCGGCGGGGCGCTGGCGCGGGCCGCTCCACGGCGTCCCCTGCGGCGTGAAGGACCTCCTCGACACCGCCGGCATCCGCACCACCTGCGGCGCCCGGCCCTACGCCGACCGCGTGCCGCGCCGCGACGCCACGCTCGTCTCGCGGCTGCGTGAGGCCGGGGCGGTGCTCGTGGGCAAGCTCTCGCTCATCGAGCTCGCCGGCGGGCTCGGCTACCACCAGGCCGACGCCGCCCTGAACGGCGCCTGCCGCACGCCGTGGGACCCGGCGCGCTGGGCGGGCGGCTCGTCCTCCGGCTCCGCCGCGGCGGTCGCGGCCGGGCTCGTCCCCTTCGCGCTCGGCTCGGAGACCTGGGGCTCCATCACCTGCCCGGCGGCCTTCTGCGGCGTCACCGGGCTGCGCCCCACCTACGGCGTCCTCTCGCGCAAGGGGGCGATGGCGCTCTCGTACACGCTCGACAAGCTCGGCCCGCTGGCGCGCTCCGCCGAGGACTGCGCGCTCGTGCTCGGCGCGCTCGCGGGGGCGGACCCGGCCGATCCGACCAGCATCGCCGCGCCGCCCGGGCTCGCGGCGGTGCGGCCGGCGGCCGGCCGGGGGCTGCGCGCGGCGGTGGTGGAGCTCCCGGAGAAGCCGGTGGTGGCGCCGGCCACCGCCGCGGCCTGGGAGAAGGCGCTCCTCGCGCTCGAGCGCGCCGGCCTGAAGCTCGAGCCGGTCCGCTTCCCCGACTTCCCCTGGGAGGACCTGGCCACCCTCTTCATCGAGGCCGAGGCGGCGAGCGCCTTCGAGGACCTCATCCGCAGCGGCCGCACCCGGCAGCTCGCCGACCGCACCCACCAGGAGAAGAAGCCCGAGGACTACCAGCCGCTCGCGAACGCGGCCGACTACGTGCGGGCGATGCGGCTGCGCGGCGAGGGGCAGCGGATCCTGGCCCGCTTCCTCGAGGGGCGGGACCTCGTCCTCGCGCCCAACATGCCCTGGGTCGCGCCGCTCGTCTCGGAGAGCCTCGACCTGCTCTTCGAGGGGGTCCCGGATCCGGTCGGCGCGGCCGGGAACCTCTGCGGGCTGCCCGCGGCGGCGCTGCCGATGGGCTTCGCCGGGCCGGGGAAGCTGCCGGTCAGCCTGCAGCTCGTCGGCCGCCCGCTGGAGGAGGCGAAGGTGCTCTCGGCGGCGGCGCTCTTCCAATCGGTCACCGACCACCACCGGCAGCGGCCACCGCTCGCGCTCCTGTGA
- a CDS encoding C-GCAxxG-C-C family (seleno)protein: protein MNDRELVEALRERARLVYEGKAVPHRSCGIAIAETFGVPTRPYGALRRGGLTGEGRCGAVQAGLLVLGELLGDPEPAGPVTPALREAVAWYAAEVERRLDRGGAATLVCNDLTGRFPVFQSEPRHAFCTELVTVVAEVLAEALARAGRLPAPPAALT, encoded by the coding sequence ATGAACGATCGGGAGCTGGTGGAGGCGCTGCGCGAGCGCGCGCGGCTGGTCTACGAGGGCAAGGCGGTGCCGCACCGGAGCTGCGGGATCGCGATCGCCGAGACCTTCGGCGTGCCGACCCGCCCCTACGGCGCCCTGCGGCGCGGCGGCCTCACCGGCGAGGGGCGCTGCGGCGCCGTGCAGGCCGGGCTCCTCGTCCTCGGCGAGCTGCTCGGCGACCCCGAGCCGGCCGGACCGGTGACGCCGGCGCTCCGCGAGGCGGTCGCCTGGTACGCCGCCGAGGTGGAGCGGCGGCTCGACCGGGGCGGGGCCGCCACCCTCGTCTGCAACGACCTGACCGGACGGTTCCCGGTGTTCCAGTCGGAGCCGCGCCACGCCTTCTGCACCGAGCTCGTGACCGTGGTGGCGGAGGTGCTGGCCGAGGCGCTGGCGCGCGCCGGGCGGCTCCCCGCGCCGCCGGCGGCGCTGACGTAG
- a CDS encoding NADP-dependent malic enzyme yields MATDFTQKKPDGGNKKVRREDALAYHSSGRKGKIEVVPTKPCSTARDLALAYSPGVAEPCLEIAKDEELSYQYTARGNLVAVVSNGTAVLGLGDIGPAAGKPVMEGKGVLFKKFADVDVFDINISAKTVDEVCQVVRALEPTFGGINLEDIKAPECFMIEERLKREMNIPVFHDDQHGTAIISGAALLNALAITGKEIGKVRVVVSGAGASAIACTKFYLSLGVRRENVLLVDTKGVVYKGRTEGMNQWKAEFAADTRCRTLADAMEGADVFLGCSVKGLVTQDMVRSMAKDPIVFALANPDPEISYPDAVAAREDVIMATGRSDYPNQVNNVLGFPFIFRGALDVRAKAINEEMKMAAARALAAMAREEVPESVSRAYGGDKFSFGRNYIIPKPLDPRALLWVAPAVAKAAIDSGVARVQLSMPEYVERLKKLQSRSHQVMGSVFAKTRGPKRARIVFPEGHLPKIQQAAAILRDEGICEPILLGPPKLLQKTIEEQRLEDLAGVTIIDPIESSEFQRYVNAYYTQRQRHGVTLDSARKRLRQRAYFGSMMVHLGEADGLVTGLATPYPEAIRVPLEIIRTHGGRRAGGVNILVQKNDVRFFADCTVNVDPTAEELAEIAISTASLARFFGVEPRVAMLSYSSFGSARGASPAKVRRATEIARAGNIQVDGEIQVDLACSPELRAAEFPFSTLQDEPNVFVFPNLDSANIAYQLLERLGGAEVIGPVLLHMAKPVNILQMGSGVQQIVNLAAVTAARAVGGEFVF; encoded by the coding sequence ATGGCCACCGACTTCACCCAGAAGAAGCCCGACGGCGGCAACAAGAAGGTGCGCCGCGAGGACGCGCTCGCCTACCACTCGAGCGGCCGCAAGGGGAAGATCGAGGTCGTCCCGACGAAGCCCTGCTCCACGGCGCGCGACCTCGCGCTCGCCTACAGCCCCGGCGTCGCCGAGCCCTGCCTCGAGATCGCGAAGGACGAGGAGCTCTCGTACCAGTACACCGCCCGCGGCAACCTCGTGGCGGTGGTCTCGAACGGCACCGCCGTGCTCGGCCTGGGGGACATCGGCCCGGCCGCAGGCAAGCCGGTCATGGAGGGCAAGGGGGTCCTCTTCAAGAAGTTCGCGGACGTGGACGTCTTCGACATCAACATCTCCGCCAAGACCGTGGACGAGGTCTGCCAGGTGGTGCGGGCGCTCGAGCCGACCTTCGGGGGCATCAACCTCGAGGACATCAAGGCCCCCGAGTGCTTCATGATCGAGGAGCGGCTCAAGCGGGAGATGAACATCCCCGTCTTCCACGACGACCAGCACGGCACGGCCATCATCAGCGGCGCGGCGCTCCTCAACGCGCTCGCCATCACCGGCAAGGAGATCGGCAAGGTCCGGGTGGTGGTCTCCGGCGCCGGCGCGTCCGCCATCGCCTGCACCAAGTTCTACCTGTCGCTCGGCGTGCGGCGCGAGAACGTGCTCCTCGTGGACACCAAGGGCGTGGTCTACAAGGGCCGCACCGAGGGAATGAACCAGTGGAAGGCGGAGTTCGCCGCCGACACCCGCTGCCGCACGCTCGCCGACGCCATGGAGGGGGCCGACGTCTTCCTCGGCTGCTCGGTGAAGGGGCTCGTCACGCAGGACATGGTCCGGTCGATGGCGAAGGACCCGATCGTCTTCGCCCTCGCCAACCCCGATCCCGAGATCAGCTACCCCGACGCGGTGGCCGCCCGCGAGGACGTCATCATGGCCACCGGGCGGAGCGACTACCCGAACCAGGTGAACAACGTCCTCGGCTTCCCGTTCATCTTCCGCGGCGCCCTCGACGTGCGCGCCAAGGCGATCAACGAGGAGATGAAGATGGCGGCGGCCCGGGCGCTCGCCGCCATGGCCCGCGAGGAGGTGCCGGAGTCGGTCTCCCGCGCCTACGGCGGGGACAAGTTCTCCTTCGGCCGCAACTACATCATCCCGAAGCCGCTCGACCCCCGCGCGCTCCTCTGGGTGGCCCCGGCGGTGGCGAAGGCGGCCATCGACAGCGGCGTGGCCCGGGTGCAGCTCTCGATGCCCGAGTACGTGGAGCGGCTCAAGAAGCTCCAGAGCCGCAGCCACCAGGTGATGGGCTCGGTCTTCGCGAAGACCCGCGGCCCGAAGCGGGCGCGCATCGTCTTCCCGGAGGGGCACCTCCCCAAGATCCAGCAGGCCGCCGCCATCCTCCGCGACGAGGGGATCTGCGAGCCCATCCTGCTCGGCCCGCCGAAGCTCCTCCAGAAGACCATCGAGGAGCAGCGGCTCGAGGACCTCGCCGGCGTCACCATCATCGACCCCATCGAGAGCTCCGAGTTCCAGCGCTACGTGAACGCCTACTACACGCAGCGGCAGCGCCACGGCGTGACCCTCGACAGCGCCCGCAAGCGGCTCCGCCAGCGCGCCTACTTCGGCTCGATGATGGTGCACCTCGGCGAGGCCGACGGCCTCGTGACCGGCCTCGCCACGCCCTACCCGGAGGCCATCCGGGTGCCGCTCGAGATCATCCGCACCCACGGCGGCCGGCGCGCCGGCGGCGTGAACATCCTGGTCCAGAAGAACGACGTCCGCTTCTTCGCCGACTGCACGGTGAACGTGGACCCGACCGCCGAGGAGCTGGCCGAGATCGCCATCAGCACCGCGAGCCTGGCCCGCTTCTTCGGCGTCGAGCCGCGGGTGGCGATGCTCTCCTACTCGAGCTTCGGCAGCGCCCGCGGCGCGAGCCCGGCCAAGGTGCGCCGCGCGACCGAGATCGCCCGCGCCGGCAACATCCAGGTGGACGGCGAGATCCAGGTGGACCTCGCCTGCTCGCCGGAGCTGCGCGCCGCCGAGTTCCCCTTCAGCACGCTCCAGGACGAGCCGAACGTCTTCGTGTTCCCGAACCTCGACTCGGCCAACATCGCCTACCAGCTCCTGGAGCGGCTCGGCGGGGCCGAGGTGATCGGGCCGGTGCTGCTGCACATGGCCAAGCCGGTCAACATCCTGCAGATGGGCTCCGGCGTGCAGCAGATCGTCAACCTGGCCGCGGTCACGGCGGCCCGGGCGGTGGGCGGCGAGTTCGTGTTCTAG
- a CDS encoding DUF302 domain-containing protein, whose protein sequence is MATFSMKKTVGLGYEEALAKLPDLLKAEGFGVLTQIDVKDTLKQKLGVDFRRYRILGACNPALAHRALASEPSVGVMLPCNVVVFERDDGRTEVDAVDPSATMAAALPSLAPIAAEVRERLARVLAGLE, encoded by the coding sequence ATGGCGACGTTCTCGATGAAGAAGACGGTGGGCCTCGGCTACGAGGAGGCGCTGGCGAAGCTGCCGGACCTCCTGAAGGCGGAGGGCTTCGGCGTGCTCACCCAGATCGACGTGAAGGACACCTTGAAGCAGAAGCTGGGGGTGGACTTCCGCCGTTACCGGATCCTGGGCGCCTGCAACCCGGCGCTGGCGCACCGGGCGCTCGCGAGCGAGCCGTCGGTCGGGGTGATGCTGCCCTGCAACGTGGTGGTGTTCGAGCGCGACGACGGGCGGACCGAGGTGGACGCCGTGGATCCCTCGGCCACGATGGCGGCGGCGCTCCCCTCGCTCGCGCCCATCGCGGCCGAGGTGCGGGAGCGGCTCGCGCGCGTGCTCGCCGGCCTGGAGTGA
- a CDS encoding DUF6496 domain-containing protein, whose translation MPEKRTLARARRDRREGKAATTQAGEFVREEMEHAKEGKHPVKGRKQAIAIGLSKARRAGVKVPRKKRGAGGRGAAGKGAARKTAARGGARKSSAGGGARKSSTARRPSRSATRKAPARRAGARGAAASRKASPRKAARRR comes from the coding sequence ATGCCGGAGAAGAGGACGCTGGCCCGCGCGCGGCGCGACAGGCGCGAGGGGAAGGCCGCCACCACGCAGGCGGGGGAGTTCGTGCGCGAGGAGATGGAGCACGCCAAGGAGGGCAAGCACCCGGTGAAGGGGCGCAAGCAGGCCATCGCCATCGGGCTCTCGAAGGCGCGGCGCGCGGGAGTGAAGGTGCCGCGCAAGAAGAGAGGGGCCGGCGGCCGCGGCGCGGCGGGGAAGGGCGCGGCCCGGAAGACCGCGGCGCGCGGCGGCGCGCGCAAGTCGTCGGCGGGCGGCGGGGCGCGGAAGTCCTCGACCGCGCGGCGCCCGTCGAGGAGCGCGACGCGCAAGGCGCCGGCGCGCAGGGCGGGCGCGCGGGGGGCGGCGGCGTCGCGCAAGGCGTCGCCCCGCAAGGCGGCGCGGCGGCGCTAG